The sequence below is a genomic window from Dioscorea cayenensis subsp. rotundata cultivar TDr96_F1 chromosome 6, TDr96_F1_v2_PseudoChromosome.rev07_lg8_w22 25.fasta, whole genome shotgun sequence.
aataaaaaaatctcttttctcAAACAAAAGACAACCTTTTGAATCCCTCTTTCCTTTCCACCAAGAACTACTCACCTCCATGAGAGAAAACCCCATCCTcagcaaacaaacaaaggattcgGATTCCAAAACCAAAAGAGAGAATCAGAGAGATAAGGGAATGGGATTGAAGATCAGCAACGGCGTCAACACTTGTGACTCTGAGGCCCGGGATCCAAAGAGAGGCATTGGacagaaataaataataaaaaggagttctttaatgatttttttaacctTTTGTCCCTGTAAGAGTTTTGAATATCTTattgtttcaaaaaattatttttggtgtGATAATAATCCTTGTATTTTCCTCACTGTGTTTTTTTTCGCTCACTTTAATTTAAGCTCATCGATTGGATTATCTCAATTTagtagattttaaaaaaataacagctCTATTAGAAATCATGCAAGAGTTGCGGATTTGGATTTGAATTCCCAACTAGATACGAACACGATAACTCCCACACGATTGCTCTCACCATCCCTCCATCCTTGTCTCTCTTCACACCCCTCAACTTGCTTCTGCACCCATCTCGAGATTGCACCACCCTTCTCTATCATCTCGCTGATAGAAAATAGATGAGAGGATAGATTAATTCTCATTGTATTGAACAACAACCCTTTGGTTCTACATATAGGCAATCAATAATACAAGGATAccacgtgtatatatatatatatatacatatacatctaaCATACATACAGGTACATATACACGTCTAACATGCAtgtatatgcatacatatatacatctaGTATACATACATGTACACATACacatctaacaccccccctcaaactcaaggcggatcatGCGTCTTAaatttggataacatgaatagatgTTGATCTTTGGTTTGTGCTTTGTTGAAGAAATCAGCTACCTAGACTATGgtaggaagatagtgaagtgataCAGTCTGAGCATGGACATGATATTGGatgaagtgtgcatccacaccaatgtgtttggtcagctcatgcttgaccggatcTGCAGCAATCTGAAGAGCCCCGGTACTGTCACAGTAAATAGGAATATGAGAAGTGATTGATACACCAAAATCTTGCAGAATCGAACGAAGCTAAAGAACCTCCTGGACGGTAGAAGCCAACGCACGAATCTCAGCCTTAGCACTAGACTTGGCAATAGTATGCTGcttcttggtcttccaaacaacaagagaagagTCAAGAAAGATACAGTAACCAATAACAGAAATTCGATCATCAGGAGAACTTGCTCAAGTAGCGTCAAAATAGGCCTGCAGCTGAAGAGTGGACTAACGTGGGTAGAACAGACCACGCAAGGCAATGCTACAAAGATACCGCAACACCCGGAGAAGATGAACATAATGAACAAAAGTGTCCGGTGATGGAGTATAAAATGGTCGGGATGAAGTAGCCGGTGATGGAGTATAAGATGGTCGGGATAAAAGTGGATGGTGTATATTAAGTTGGCCGGGATAAAGGTGAGAAAGAGAAACGAGATGGAAGTGAGAGAGAGGAAGATGGCCCAAGAAGAGAAGATGGCCGGAGAAAGCAACCAGGCTAGTTTGATACCATGATAAAAGATAGATTAGAGAATAGCTCGATTCTCATTGTATTGAACAACAGCCTTTTGGGTTTACATATAGACAATCAATAATACAGGTATACCTcatgtacatatatacatacatatatacatctaatatacatacaGGTACACATACACATCtaacatgtatatgtatatatatatatacatgtacgCATACACGTCTAACACTCACAACCTCCTCCCTTCTCCGTCGTCTCACAGCTTCCAttgaggcaaaaaaaaaaaacaccaatacAAACAACTCTATTTATGTTTGGACAAAAACGCCAgtcacataaaataaaaaacacttggtaaattttttgagtgaGTATTGAACTTTGCTTTTCTTTCAATCTGTATTAAAATAgacattaaattttgattttatttcactGATAGAATAAGTAGAGTTTTTCAGTGAATTTTTGATGACATGAATGCcaaaatatttacataaataccTACGGTCCACATCATCCGCTTGTGTGGAGTGTGCCACATCAGACATTTCAGCGTCCACATCACAAGAGATTCATTGGAAAACCCCAATTACCCTATCAGTGAAATGAAATCAACGCTTAATATCCATTTTGATACTTTAGTGcttaaattaaaacaagagcAAAGTTCGGTATTGACTTAAAAAAAGTTACCcaaaatatttctataataaaTCATCTGAATTTACTTTAAtctggaaaaaaataataagcacatattaaaagtttatttaaaaaaaaaaatcttaagtcAATCCAAACAACCAAGTCTTCTTCTATAAACACCACATCTTGAATGGCTGCCATTTAAGCAATACCTGTCCACattctttatatatacatataagaaaaaaaataaagaaagaaagaaagaaagaagaaacaaactGGATAAATTACCAAGAAAACAGAAATAACTTTGAATTAAACCTACCTCAATCACCAAATTAATCCACCAAGCAAGAAAGAGCAACAACAATCTCAAGAATAATTGAAGGAAAACCTCCAATGGACCAATCAACCTATCTTTAATCATCATAAATGTATTGTGATACCATTATTATCGTATCTATATAATAACTTCTTCATTCAAATAGTTGGAAAAATAAATTGGGTTAAACGAGTTGTAAGTTAGGACTCCCCGACCGCCGAAAGCAAGGATTGAACACCAAAAACAAGGAACAGAATTCCACTGGAGAATGCCACCTGCATAGAaataaacaaaatgttaaaatcGTGGATTTATCGTTTAGATGAAATAATGcgaggattattgttttttgtttcacCATCTTCTCAGATATCTGGGATGCCAAGCTCTTCCCACCGAGAATTGCTGCTACCGTACACAAGGTTTGCCCTCTGCAGttgaatttagaaaaaaaatcatcagcgTTTGAAAATGAAAGGATAAATAATCGAGTAACAGAATAAGAAGACATACAGAATGCCCCCAAGAATGACACCAAAAGGGTCCTCATCAGATGCTAAGCCAATAGTAGCAatctaagaagaaaaaaagcaaagaaataattCAGAGTTTGAGTTTTATCATGACCATGAGTTGAACACAGATTTCCCAAGAGAATACCTGACTCTTGTCACCCCATTCACCGAAGAAAGTGATTGAAAACGCCTGCAACAATCgaataattataaacattatatgGTCTACTGGttattttttacaaacatcGACTAGTTAATATGTGACTGCTACCTTCAGAAGAATTGGTGAGAAGAATTGCGTCAAAAATGGTCTCTGTTGTTTCTTCAAGTCATCTGCCTATTAAGTACATAGCTCAATCAGTAAGTAAAACCGGGGACAAAGAATTAGCTCAAGTGTCTCGAGCAATAAAAACCTTGTACAATAATGAATCAACATCAAATTACGTCAAATGTGAGAATTATGACACAAAGCTGCATAGTCTACAGGTATAAGTGCACTTATCCCATTGAAAAGTGCTTTGTggggggtatataagcaaatataattttctttttacagCAGTATATCAGCAATTGCCTACTTTTGTAGGGATATACGAGCActtctctttaaattttttgtgtaTATGGTAGACTAGACCTGTTAGATCCCAATAACTAAATGCCCAGCACAAACTCAAGTTGGAAGTAGAAATCACACTAAATACCCTGTACATACCCAGTGGAACTATATGCATCCACTGAAAATGCTCAACTAACCTTAGGACCTCCTTTAGCACCATTTTTATCAGCTTTCAAATCAGCATCCTGACATTGTATCAGATAATTATGGTTAGCAAAGTGTTCATGCTGTGAGTTCAACATAGATTTAAGGATGAATAGAAAAGGAAAACCAACCAATTTTGCTTCTACTTCAGCGAACTCTTCCGCATCcctaaagagaagaaaacaagtgaGAAAATATCAAAAGTAATATGGACCCAAAATAATGAAACATTTATAGAGCCTGAGGTTGATAACCATACCCTTCTTCTGTGAATCCTTCCCACAATGACCAGAGGCCAAATGCAAAGAACAAAATGGTTGTTATATTGTGCGTCCATTTGCGGGATAGCTGCTCAAATTTAGTAAGgtttaaaaatggaaaatgatgaGGAGTCCATCAGATAATATCAACAACTACAAGCAATGGAAGACAAAGGGAAAAGCAACCCCCGTtccttttttcccttttttattcCTTCAGTTCTTTTACACTAATAAGAGAATTCTAGTTTTGATGGTACAATGAGCGGAAAGAATAAAACTCAGGATCACAATTTGGATTAAAATCATAGAATACcttgagagagaaagaaagactAGTGGAGATCAACAGAAACAGAAGAAGCAATCATCCAGAAGAAAACTATTACAACAGTGAAAGTAGTCTTTTGAGGCCAGTCCAATTTTTACCATGAACAACTTGATTATAATACACCATGTGCAATGCTTTAATAAACCATTTCTCACAGTCTTGACACTTTCAGTATAAAGTAGCATCAGTTAATTCTAGGCCTTCCACTCAAGATACAAGTCTTTAaggcacaaaaataaaataattgtcaGGACTTAAAACTATGAAATGTAGTTATTTGGACAAGGAACAAGGGATAGATGAGGGTTTCCAGCTTCATCTCatcatcttatttttcttcaaccATGCCTATGTAGCTCCTGGTAAGGCTTGTTCAACTCACTATTCAGATGTTTTTATGGGTTTAGGAGAATCACAACAACATGGACACTATTTGCACCAGCTAATGATGGCTTACATCCATCAAGAGGTCGCATGACTTATAGTTGCTACATGAAGCCAAAACAGTGAATTGCTTTTGGAGAAATTAGGATCTAATCCAGTACAAGTTATTCCATACATGgtcatttctttatttaattatgctATCACCACTCCAATCTGGAGAGCTTAATGTACCTTAAAAGCAGAGGTTAGGAACTTTCATGATAACAGCTAAATAGAACATACGCAAACTGCAAAATGGATATTTATCCAATGGTTGAGCtactaatttcatattttaatttgatgttattgcaacaaaatggaaaaagagAGGTAACAGTCTAGCAAAATAGAGTATGTGAAGTTCGTGCAAAATACTGTACTACTCTAGGAGTTATGCATaaaaaaaggatttccatgcgacaaaaaatgattttaacGTATCTTAACCCCAAGTTATACAAGATAACTGATGTACGAAACACAACACAATgtattttatagaaaaatttgcaAACATAAGCAAGTGGACAGTACAGATATAGAGGGTTTTCCTTCTCACTTAAAAAAAGATTACCAGATTTGGTGCAGCCCAGCCGAGAAGAGCAGAGAGTATAGTCATCacctaaaattaaataaagagaaaattttaCTATTACTAGCTGTAAAGAAATCACAAGGCATCATAAAACAAActgaaaaggaaagaagactGACAATCAGTGCTCCCAAACATCCAGCTAAGACAAGCCTCCTTGGATGGCGCATTGCCaagatctttaaaaaaaacatacgccATCATCAAATAttgcccatatatatatatatatatatatatatatataaatgccaaCTGCTgaaagaaagatggaaaaacAAATGGTCCACTTTGCTAAATATATAGCCTTCAATACCAATAAATAGTCAATTTGAGTCTGACATAATTATTGGGAGAAGAACCTCAAAAAGATATATTCTGATAAGTTATGCTAAAGAATGACACAAGCTTCCCCACAACTCAAAGGTTTTCAGATAAATGTCAAGTGAGAAAAATAGATGGAAATTTGAAAACCGGATTTTCACATGATATGTAAATATGATAACTATGAGCATAGCGAGCTGGTATTTTCTAAACAACCCAGTTAATGAAATAACAATATGCTGATAAGTAGCATCAATGAATGTTAGATATATAGAACAGATCATTTTAGCTTCCAATCATGGTAATTACAATTACGTGGGCAGTTTGGTGTGCGCAGtccaaattgaaagaaaaaaacttgAGGTGCAAAAGGCAAAACTGCAGTGTCATGAACCAAACTATTTGAGATCAATGCTTGAAAACTTTTACAAAAGGCAAAGATGACTATCTATCAGTAACTGAGAACAACAACAGCTGGTAGCATTTGTTTTACAATTTTCATTCTGGCacacaaaatttttttcatttaagcAGGTGACAAAATGAACTCTATCTTGGCAGTCACTTTTGTTAATGCGACCGCAACCATAAAAACTAAAAGCAGgcaaaagaaagcataaaaaaTCGACCACCACACTgacaaaaaaaagtattttggcCCAGGCTCACCCCTATTATGCCTAATTATTTTCTTCTGATACCAAAGTCCACTAGAGCATAACCAAAAACATGTCTTTCGAAATTCCACATGCTGAGATCTGCAGCACTTTGTGACAAGTGACAACTAAAGTGCCTAACTATTTGCAGGATGATGACTGTTTTCTTCTTAAGAGTATAATTTTTTGGATAGGAAAATCTTTTTATGACAACATTCAATTTCAAGCTCTTTCAGGCTGCTTGTTCATAGCAGAAAAAAAAcagaaggaaaaaggaaagtaagcaaaatgacaaaagaaaaaggaaacaaattgttatcaatgcactttctctcattttcttatCCATCTTGTTTTCTTCAACCCAAAcaccaaatttaaaaaaaaaaaaaaatcccttctGAACTCCTTTCCTTGTTCTCTATTTTCCCTACACCCAACCACACGCTTAGGAAATTTCTACGGTAGATCTCCCATGGCTTCAGCTTGCTGATTTTTCACTTATAAAAAGATAATTTCCTGCTTGAATTCTGTGATTACTAGAACTCCCCAACAAAAGAAACATGGAAAATCTTTGAGTAGCAAGAAAAAAGAGGCCAAACTCAAAAGATACCAAAAATCCAAACTTTAACTCTGAATATAAAAGATTCAATCACCTTCAAAAAACTAAACACCCATAAAACCCAAAACCACTAAAATCATCACAAAATTCCAGACAAACTACAAAATAACGAATTGAAAACATACAGCAGCAGCAAAGAAAGTCTTATCTCCGATCTCCGACAGCACGGTCATCGCCAAAGACTTAGTAAACCCCTGAAAATCCAGCACACAAAaccattttaagaaaaaatatatatatatcttttctcAAAGAGAAGACAACCTTTTGAATCCCTCTTTCCTTTCCACCAAGAACTACTCACCTCCATGAGAGAAAAACCCATCTTTGGCAAACAAACAGAGGATTCGGATTCCAAAACCAAAGGAGAGAATCACAGCGATAGAGGATTGGGATCGATGAGCAGCAATGGCGTCTCCGCTTGAACCTCTGAAACCAGCGATCCAAAGAGAGACTTTGCAATGAAATAGATAATATAAAGGAAatctttaatgattttttaccTTTTAGACCTTTTAAAAGTTTTGAATTTCTTATTGTTTCCAAAAATTATCTTTTGGTCCCTTGTTTATGTTTCTAGTTCTTAGTTGACTCTGAGTCTCAGCTGACAGTCaaccttttttttctcaaatttaccAATTTTTTAGAACATCAcaagatataaaatatttatttgtttttagtaatttttgagaaatttcaaattttatgtttttataaatatgacgAAATATAGAGGTTGTGCAGCATAGAgttgataattatataaatataagtgaaaaaaaaaatctatcttaattttttttggatattgATCAAAATTTCAGGTattaaaatcttatttattttaaattttaaatatatataataatttatttgtgcatattaaaataaaaaataactgcCAACTCTTTTGATCTATTGGTATAGATCTCTGAAACTCATGATTTCTAATCTATTGTTAAATTTATAGTTACGATTCACACATGTGcacatcttgatttttttaaaataagagacATGACTTTAACCACTTATCAccaatttatcaaataataataattattataacttgATTTTATGAcaatttaaatcaattaattatcaaaaaattcTTTGCCAAAAAGCGTGTACTTCGAAACTTTGAATGGTGGTCTCTTACATTGTaccaaataatttgaaattttttcagGGTGTGATAAGAAAAAACTCCTTCCCCGGCGGAGTGGCAAACAGAATCTTTTTGtaga
It includes:
- the LOC120263552 gene encoding GDT1-like protein 5 codes for the protein MGFSLMEGFTKSLAMTVLSEIGDKTFFAAAILAMRHPRRLVLAGCLGALIVMTILSALLGWAAPNLLSRKWTHNITTILFFAFGLWSLWEGFTEEGDAEEFAEVEAKLDADLKADKNGAKGGPKADDLKKQQRPFLTQFFSPILLKAFSITFFGEWGDKSQIATIGLASDEDPFGVILGGILGQTLCTVAAILGGKSLASQISEKMVAFSSGILFLVFGVQSLLSAVGES